The Athene noctua chromosome 33, bAthNoc1.hap1.1, whole genome shotgun sequence genome contains a region encoding:
- the LOC141972481 gene encoding uncharacterized protein LOC141972481 isoform X6, with the protein MPVPMSISVLVSLMLLLSPLCCPLRSVPMSVLPPSLSPGSFTLFPVPCVLFSCLCAVPISVPGVPHAVPRPLRAVPMSLCCPHLCPRGPSRCSPSPPCCSRVSVLSPSLSPGSLTLFPVPSVLSPCLHTISPSIPISLTALQGTSVTGPGLGSHWGTLMAAPLCALTAPASLTPSLRSSGAPGGCSLPQGGAVAMPGHPGLPAVVTLAGPGTRATTGLAQGSSSPREGRAVPSLSPGTAAGTAAAAEDPSVQRVAMDHRAPGHWRSPCSAAVLAAALLLSCPSPARGQAPPFVIRQDPVAARAGGNVTFVLEPAPGRVLSCSWYRAPSTDLDSEIFTYYTEPDLGQQNGRAYTGRETGAANCSMCIRQLRLNDSGAYTVAVRQPASASASASLVVHGPSDTVCPLHSPPDAAGSDAGQCDGDGERHCHPELPQPPWHRDGGLAARRGTSGSWRPPVPVPGQPHADGAAGAAGRCRCLRVPGQQRHQHQPQRRRHRHRRLVADTAGGDTGQRDSDRERHRHPELPQSSRHQDGGLAA; encoded by the exons ATGCCTGTCCCTATGTCCATCTCTGTCCTTGTATCCCTCATGCTGTTGCTCTCTCCTCTGTGCTGTCCCCTCCGTTCTGTCCCCATGTCTGTGCTGCCCCCATCTCTGTCCCCAGGGTCCTTCACGCTGTTCCCCGTCCCCTGTGTGCTGTTCTCATGTCTCTGTgctgtccccatctctgtccccgGGGTCCCTCACGCTGTTCCCCGTCCCCTCCGTGCTGTTCCCATGTCTCTGTgctgtccccatctctgtccccgGGGTCCCTCACGCTGTTCCCCGTCCCCTCCGTGCTGTTCCCGTGTCTCTGTgctgtccccatctctgtccccgGGGTCCCTCACGCTGTTCCCTGTCCCCTCCGTGCTCTCCCCATGTCTCCACACCatctccccctccatccccatctccctCACAGCCCTTCAGGGCACCTCTGTCACAGGCCCTGGTTTGGGGAGCCATTGGGGCACCCTGATGGCAGCCCCCCTGTGCGCATTGACAGCTCCTGCCTCTTTGACCCCAAGCCTTCGGTCCAGCGGTGCCCCTGGGGGGTGTTCCCTTCCCCAGGGAGGGGCCGTGGCCATGCCGGGACACCCTGGGCTCCCCGCCGTGGTGACGTTGGCAGGTCCTGGCACACGTGCCACCACGGGGCTAGCACAGGGAAGCTCATCCCCCAGGGAGGGCCGGGCTGTTCCCTCCCTCTCACCAGGCACAGCCGCGGGCACAGCTGCCGCAGCGGAGGACCCGAGCGTCCAGCGAGTTGCCATGGACCACCGAGCGCCGGGCCACTGGCGGAGCCCCTGCAGCGCCGCCGTCCTGGCAg CCgccctcctgctctcctgcccGTCACCGGCCCGGGGCCAGGCCCCTCCCTTCGTCATCCGCCAGGACCCCGTGGCCGCCCGGGCTGGGGGCAACGTCACCTTCGTGCTGGAGCCGGCGCCCGGCAGGGTCCTGTCCTGCTCCTGGTACCGGGCGCCCAGCACCGACTTGGACTCTGAGATCTTCACCTACTACACGGAGCCGGATCTGGGGCAGCAGAACGGGCGGGCGTACACCGGGCGGGAGACGGGTGCTGCCAACTGCTCCATGTGCATCCGCCAGCTGCGCCTGAACGACAGCGGCGCCTACACTGTGGCCGTGCGGCAGCCAGCCAGCGCCAGCGCCAGCGCCAGCCTGGTCGTCCACG GCCCCAGTGACACCGTCTGTCCCCTGCACAGTCCCCCTGACGCAGCCGGCAGTGACGCCGGACAATGTGATGGTGATGGAGAACGACACTGTCACCCTGAGCTGCCACAGCCCCCCTGGCACCGAGACGGTGGCCTGGCTGCGCGACGGGGCACCAGTGGCAGCTGGCGGCcgcctgtccctgtccccggaCAACCGCACGCTGACGGTGCGGCCGGTGCAGCGGGGCGATGCCGGTGCCTACGCGTGCCAGGTCAGCAACGCCATCAGCACCAACCGCAGCGACGCCGCCACCGTCACCGTCGTCT AGTTGCTGACACAGCCGGCGGTGACACCGGACAACGCGACAGTGACCGAGAACGACACCGTCACCCTGAGCTGCCGCAGTCCTCCCGGCACCAAGATGGTGGCCTGGCTGCGTGA